Within Candidatus Terasakiella magnetica, the genomic segment CTTGATGAAGCTGTAGCTAAACTAGTGGAAGAAGCGGCAAGTCCTTGCGGTGAGTAAGGGCTCGCGCTTTTATGCATTTTGGCGTAGCAAGATATAGGAGAAGTTTCGATAGCTCGTCGTCCAATGAAGGCGCAACCGGCCCAAGAAGGCCCACGCGTCAATAAAGAAATCCGCGCCCCGCAAGTTCGGCTCGTAGATGAGAATGGTGAAATGGTTGGTGTCGTCTCTATTGAGGACGCACTAAAACGCGCTAGCAGAGTCGGGATTGACTTAATTGAAGTCTCCCCCAATGCTGAGCCACCGGTTTGTAAAATCCTCGATTCAGGTAAATACAAATACGAAGCCCAAAAACGCAAAGCCGAAGCCAAGAAAAAGCAAAAAGTCGTTCAGGTCAAAGAGATCAAAATGCGCCCAGGCATTGATCAACATGATTATGAAGTCAAAATGCGTAACGTTTTCAAATTTTTGGATAATGGCGATAAGGTTAAAGTCACCTTGCGCTATCGCGGTCGTGAAATGGCCCACCAGGAATTAGGTTTGGAAATCCTCAACCGGGTGAAGGCAGATACTGTCGAAGTCGCCAAGGTTGAACACCATCCTAAAATGGAAGGTCGCCAAATGATTATGATTTTGGGCCCTATTCCAACTGGTGCCAAGTAAGCATCAAGCTTCTTGAAGAATTAAAGAAACCCGATGGGCTTTTGCCTGTCGGGTTTTTTGCTCTTTGAGAGCCTCCCCACACCGTCATACTGGCGCAGGCCAGTATCCAAACGAACTATGAATGCTGGACAAAGACCACGCATATCACTGCATCTTCCACAGAAGAATCTTTCAAGTTGCACAAGGCCTCACCTTCGCAAAGAAGGCGAATCCCAAAAGTTAACAAAAGGTAAATTTTCATTTATTTTCAATGAGTTAAACTTTTTTTAACCCGATTCGCTCCATAGTGAGCCTATGAAAACGCTAAACACAATTCCGCTGAATCAGATCCTGCAGGGTGACTGCATCGAGCTGATGAACAGCCTCCCGGAAAAGTCAGTCGACCTGATTTTTGCGGACCCGCCTTATAACCTGCAACTCGGTGGTGACCTTCACCGCCCCAACAACACCAAAGTGGACGCCTGCGACGACCATTGGGATCAATTCGACAGCTTTAAAGCCTATGACGAATTTTCTAATGCTTGGTTGAAAGCTGCGCGCCGTATTTTGAAAGATGACGGCACCATCTGGGTGATCGGCTCTTACCACAATATCTTCCGCGTGGGTGTGACCTTGCAGGATTTGGGCTATTGGATGCTCAACGATGTGATCTGGCGCAAAACAAACCCGATGCCAAACTTCCGTGGCCGTCGTTTCACCAACGCCCATGAAACCATGATCTGGTGTTCCAAATCGGAAAAAGCCAAATACAACTTCAATTATGAAGCCATGAAAGCCTTTAACGACGATGTGCAAATGCGCTCGGACTGGCTGCTGCCCATCTGTAATGGGGGCGAGCGCCTGAAAAATGATGAAGGTGTGAAAGCTCATCCAACACAAAAACCAGAAAGCCTGCTCTATCGTGTGATTATGGCCTCCAGCAAGCCCGGTGATGTGGTGCTTGATCCGTTCTTTGGCACAGGTACAACAGGTGCGGTTGCGAAAAAACTCGGTCGTAACTTCATCGGACTTGAGCGCGAAACCGACTATATCAAGGTAGCTGAAAAACGCATTAAATCCATTAAGGGTGAAGTTGATACCTCCTTGCTGACCACGCCAGCCAAACGCCAAGCCCCACGCATCCCGTTTGGCACATTGCTGGAACGTGGTCTGTTGGAGCCGGGCACAAAGCTTACGGACGTTAAGGGACGTTATGAAGCAAAAGTGCGCGCTGATGGCACCCTAAGTGCTTCTGATTTCCGCGGCTCAATCCATCAGGTTGGCGCTAAAGTTCAAAATGCCCAAGCCTGTAACGGCTGGACTTTCTGGCATATGGAAAAAGGCAGCGAGCGCGTGTGTATTGACGAGCTTCGCGAACAGGTCCGCTCTGAGCTGGCCTCTTAAAAGCCCTTAATCCAGACCTCAAGAAAGAAGGCGCTGCTTCTTTACTTGTCGGAAAATTCGATCATGTGTCTTTCAGCGTTTTCATCAATAAGCGCATGATCAATTGTGAAAACCCCAGACCTTTTTAAGGTTTGGGGTTTCCATTTTCCTCAATGGATAAAATATCATTGGCACAGACAAAACAGTCTGAGCGCGCCAGATGAATATGCACATCATCCACCTGCTCTAAAACCCCCATGGTTTCCAGTTTTTGCGCAATATGATCGTGCATACCGACCATCATCACCAACACATCATGGTCACGCGCACCCTCAATAATCTCCTGCAAGGCATAAGCTGCGGTAATATCAAGATGTTTGATATCGCCAAGATCCAATATAACTGCATCACATTGGTCTTCTGGCACCAAACGCTCCATAATGCCATGGGCCGCGCCAAAGGTGACATGACCGCCAAAATGGCAATAAAATACCCGATCACCCAAAGCCTCCAGCTTGTCACTTTCATCTTGAGAGAGATGGCTTTTCCCGTTTCTGCCCGTATGACCGCGCATGGTCTCAAGCTGTAAACTGGTGAGATGCTGCAAGGTTATCAAGCTGGCAGCCACCACACCAAAACCCACGGCAATGACCAGATCAACAAAGACCGTGAGCGTTAAGACCGAAAAGGTGAGAAACACGGTTGTTTGGGGCGCTTTTTTCATCACCTTTAAAAAAGGCCAATCAATAATATCCCAACCCACTTTAATCAAAATACCTGCCAAGACCGCATGGGGGATATGGCTGGCAAACCCGCCAAGCCCTAACACAATAGCCAATAAAAGAGCTGAATGCAGCACGCCTGCCAGTGGCGTTCTGCCGCCTGCGCGGATATTCACCACCGTGCGCATGGTCGCGCCTGCCCCGGGAATGGCGCCAAACAAGCCTGCCAGCGCATTGCCGATGCCCTGACCGATAAGCTCCTTATTGGCCTTATGTTTGGTCTTGGTCATATTATCGGCAATGAGGGAGGTGAGCAGACTGTCGATTGTCCCAAGCAATGCCAGCATTAAGGCTGCTGTGATCATCTCAATCAGCTGGGGCCAGATTATGGTGGGAAGGATAAGGCTTGGCAGGCCGGTTGGGATCTCCCCAATAATGGGCACCCCATTATCCAGCATGAAAACCAAAGCTGTGCAAAAAATCAGCGCCACCAAGGCAGGCGGGATGAGGTTGGCAAGGGCTTTGGGGCAAAAGATCATAATGCCAAGGCTCAGCAAACCCACCAAGGCTGCGTTCACATGGATATGGCTCAGAAGCGTTGGCAGGTAAGCCAAGGCCCCAACCGTGCCGCCTTGGGCAACCGAATGACCCAACAGTGGGGCAAGTTCAATCAGGATGATGATCACCCCGATCCCGCTCATAAAACCTGAGATCACGGAAAATGGCACGAAACTGACATATTTACCGATCTTTGCCAGACCAAAGCCAATTTGAAACAACCCGCCCATCATCACAATGGTGAAAGCAACGCCGGGCTGATCAATATACTGCATGATAACAGCGGTCATCACCACCGTCATTGGACCCGTGGGGCCAGAGACTTGGGCAGGTGTACCGCCAAAAACGGAGGCAAAAAAACCAACGATGATCGCGCCATAGAGCCCCGCCATGGCCCCTGCACCACTGGCAACGCCAAAAGCCAGCGCAAGCGGCAGCGCCACCACCCCTGCGGTGATCCCGCCATAAATATCACCTTTGATATTGTCAAATCGAAAGCTCGCGAACATCACCCTAGCCCTTCATCAACAACAATAGACTGATATTATTGCATAATTTTGCTCAAAATGGAATTTGAGATTACCCTTAGTCATTCTGGACTTGATCCAGAATCCAGCAAAATCAGATGGATGCAGGCCTTCACCAGCATGACGTTTTCCTTTCTCTTTGACATTCCCCCTCAAATCCCCTAATCCAAAATCAACATATCCGTTTATTCAAACCATGCGAGCCTGATGATGAAAGCTTTTGAACGTATTTATGTCGCCCTTGATACCACCGAGGTGGAATATGCGATTGAGCTGGCTGAAAAGCTCAAAGGCTTGGTTGGCGGCATGAAGGTTGGTAAAGAATTTTTCACCGCCAACGGCCCACAAGGGGTGGCTGCCATTCGCAAGGTCGGCATGCCGGTTTTTCTTGATTTGAAATTTCACGATATCCCCAACACGGTGGCCTCAGCCATTCGCGCCGCTGGCCCCATCCAGCCCGAAATCATCAATGTCCATGCCCAAGGCGGGCCAGAGATGTTGAAAAAAGCGGCCCAAGCAGGGCGTGAAGCTGGCATCAACTGGACCATTGCGGTCACTATTCTTACAGCCCTTGATCAAGATGACCTGAGCGCCATTGGCCTAAACGACAGTGTGGAAGACCAAGTGGTGCGCCTTGCCAAGCTCACGCAAGAAAATGGTCTGGACGGTGTGGTTTGTTCTGCCAAAGAAATTGCCCCCATTCGTAAAGCCTGTGGAGAAGATTTTAAACTGATCGTTCCCGGCATTCGCCCGGCATGGGCGGCAAAAGGCGATCAAAAACGCATTATGACCCCAGCCGATGCCATTAAAGCAGGCGCAGATGTTCTGGTCATTGGTCGCCCCATCACCCAAGCGGATGATCCGGTGGAAGCAGCACGTAAAATCGCTCAGGAACTGGAAGGGCTATAAATGGAAATCCAAGTCCACACGCTTGTTTTTGATGCGCTTAGTTTTATGCGCGACAATGCGAAGGTCTTTCGCAAATATATCTTTTTGCCTGTGGTCTTTTCCTTTGCCTCGCTCTTTTTGGTGAAGGTCCCAAATTTTGGCCTTGCCCTTGCCAGTGTGTCAAACTCCCTCGCGCTTGCTTTGCTTGGGGTTTCGGCCACACGGTTTTATCTTATGGGCAAAGCTGAAAAAGTGGCTGATGGGGCCAATCGACCTTTTGCGCGTTTTTTCTTTCTCACCTTTTTTATGACCGTTTTGGGCCATATGGCAGAAGTCTTCACGCTTTTGCCCAAAGAGTTTCAAGGCAGCATGTTTTTATGGATGATCCTCGGCTTTTGGATCAATCTAAAAATCTGCCTCGCCTTTCCCGCCCTTGCCATGGACCATCCCGGCTCGGTTTGGGATAATATCCGCCTGTCTTTTAACTGGACGCGCGGCTATGGCTTTAAAATCGTCACCGCCTTTTTGGTTTGTTACTGTCCGGTGATTTTCTTCACCATGACGCTCATGCAAATCCCAGCGCTCATGCCCGATGAAAAAGATTTCTGGGGCAGCTTGCCACAACTGATGTTTTCAGACTTTTTGATCGTCTTTTCCATGCTCTGGTCATCCCTTGTCTTAGCCAAGCTTTATGAAGGGATTGCTTTAAAGGGCAATTCTTCCATATAAAGTCTCATGGAAAAAAAACTCGACGAAAAAATGCCGATTTTGGCAATGGTCAATGGGGTTTACGCCGTCTTATCGCGCAACCCCATGATACTGCTGCGCGCAGGGCTCTTTCCCTTCCTGCTGGTTTTTCTCATTGCCTTATGGTCCACACCCAAAAGCTGGGGCGTTGAAAGCTATTATGCCCTGCGGGTGGTTGAATGGGGCTTGATGGTTGCCTTTTGGACCTTTTATGCCAGCCAATTACAACGCTTTGTGCTTAAAGGATCCATGGACGGAGCCGTCTCCTTTTTACCCAAGCTCAATGCGCGCGAAGGCAAATACGCCTTGGCCTCTGGCCTTATCTTTTTGCCCTTAAGTGCTTTTGCTTTGTGGTTTGATCAGCCGTTATTTTTCCATCAGCCTGACATTTTGATCATGGGCGGGATTACCGCACTTGATGGGGTCAGCGCGCATCTTTATGCCAGCTTGATTGTTGGCTGGCTCATCCAGCTTTTTGCCTTTGTGCTGCCTGCTATTACTGAAGATGACCCACAATCCATTAAGCAACTGATGAGAAATTCATTTCATGGCCTGCGCCATGACTTTTCTCGCCTGTTTGCCGCAAGCCTTGTTGTGGTTTTGCCCATCTGGGTCTTAACCTTCATCCTGCGCCTAGTGCTCCATATGCCGTTTTTTACCCGCATGGCGATGGGGGATGACTCATCAGCCCTTGCGTGGAACCTGATCTTTATTGCCCTTGAAACCTTCAAAGCCTTTGTAGGTGGCGGATTACTCGCTATGCTCTGGGCCTTGGCTTATGGTCGCTGGAGAAATCGCAATGTCATGTAAAGTTAAAATCTGTGGACTAAAAAACCGTGAAGATGCCCGCACTGCTATTGAAGCAGGGGCAGATTATCTCGGCTGTGTCTTTTTCCCACCAAGCCCGCGCCATGTTGAGCCTCAAAACGCTGCTGAAGTGTTTGATATGATCGGGGATGCTGATGTTTTGCGCGTTGGCCTGTTTGTTGATCCAAGTGATGATCAACTCATGGAAGTGCTTAATCATGTGCGCCTTGATATCATCCAGCTTCATGGGCATGAAACACCAAGCCGCGTGGAAGAGGTCCGGCTTAATTTCGGCCTTCCGGTCATGAAAGCCCTGCCTATTGAAACTGCCCAAGATGTTGAGGCCGCACGCGCCTATGACAAGGTGGCAGATCGTTTGTTATTTGATGCCAAACCACCCAAAGGCGCGACACGCCCGGGGGGCAATGCCATTGCCTTTGATTGGAACTTGTTAACCGATACATCATGGGACAGCCCATGGATGCTTGCAGGCGGCCTAAACGTTGAAAATGTAAAGGACGCGATCGCCCAAAGCGGCTGTAAAGCCGTAGATGTTTCAAGCGGTGTGGAAGCTGAAAAAGGCGTTAAAAGCCCCGAGCTCATTGAAAAGTTTATTGCCGCTGTGAAGGGGTAAGCCTTGCAGGGGTGAAAACCAGTACCCATTATAGGTTTAGACGCACCCCAGAATGACAAAATATATACGTTTTCCTTTGCCAGTGCTTTTGCACATGCGCTATAAGACTTGCAAATTCTCACACCTTTGAAGTGATTGAACAGATGAACACACCCAATACATTTATGGCTGGACCAGACGAAGACGGACGCTTTGGTATTTTCGGGGGCCGTTTTGTGGCTGAAACCCTGATGCCGCTTATTTTGGAAGTTGAAAAATATTTCAATGAAGCCAAAGACGATCCTGAATTTCAGGCCGAAGTTCAAGGCTACCTGAAACAATATGTCGGTCGCCCAAGCCCGCTTTATTTTGCCGAGCGTTTTACCGAACATTGCGGCGGGGCCAAGGTTTACTTCAAACGTGAAGACCTCAACCATACCGGTGCTCATAAGATCAACAGCTGTATCGGGCAAATCCTACTTGCCAAACGTATGGGCAAAAAACGCATTATTGCAGAAACAGGTGCGGGCCAACATGGTGTGGCAACCGCAACAGTCTGTGCGCTCTTTGGTCTTGATTGTACTGTTTTCATGGGTGCCAAGGATATTGAGCGCCAACAGCCAAACGTCTTTCGCATGAAATTGCTCGGCGCTGAAGTTCGCCCGGTCACAGCAGGTTCAGGCACCCTAAAAGATGCCATGAATGAAGCTTTGCGCGATTGGGTTGCCAATGTTCATAACACCTTTTATCTCATCGGCACAGTTGCTGGGCCTCACCCTTATCCGGTGATGGTGCGCGAGTTCCAAAAAATCATTGGTGAAGAAGTGCGCGAACAGATCATGGAACAAGAAGGTCGCCTGCCTGACACGCTTGTTGCTTGTGTGGGTGGTGGCTCAAACGCCATGGGTCTGTTCTATCCATTTTTGGATGAGAAAGACGTTCAGATTATTGGTGTGGAAGCAGCCGGTCATGGTGTCGATACCGATGAACATGCCGCCTCATTAACAGGCGGGCGTCCCGGTGTCCTTCATGGAAACCGCACCTATCTTTTACAAGATGATGACGGTCAAATCGAAGAAGCCCATTCTATTTCTGCCGGGCTTGATTATCCCGGCATCGGGCCAGAACATAGCTGGCTTTATGACATGGGCCGTGTGGAATATCATTCAATCAAGGATGACGAAGCCGTTGCGGCCTTCCAGCTCTGTACCAAGCTTGAAGGTATTATCCCTGCCCTTGAATCTTCTCATGCGATTGCAGAAGCTGAAAAAATGGCAAAGAAAATGTCGAGCGATCAGATCCTTGTGGTCAATATGTCCGGTCGTGGTGATAAAGACGTCAATACAATTGCTAAAGCCATGGGGACAGAACTATGAGCCAGACACGACTTGGAAAACGCTTTGCAGCCCTTAAAGCTGAAGGACGTTCTGCCCTTGTGACTTTTGTTTCAGCAGGGGACCCTGACCTGGAAACATCTAAAAAACTCATCGGTGGTATGGCGGGTGCGGGCGCAGATGTGCTGGAAATCGGCATGCCGTTTTCTGATCCTATGGCTGATGGCCCTGCCATTCAGTTGGGCTCTCAACGCGCACTGGCTGCAGGCATGACCTTAAAGGGTGTGCTGGAGCTTGTGGGTGAGTTTCGCGAAAACGATAACGACACACCGATTGTCTTGATGGGTTATTACAACCCGATTTATTCTTATGGTGTGGAGGCCTTCATTGCGGCAGCAAAAGAAGTTGGCGTTGATGGCTTCATCATTGTTGACCTGCCCCCTGAAGAAGAAAAAGAATTTGCACTACCTGCCCAAAAAGCGGGTCTGGATTTCATCTATCTAACCACCCCAACAGCAGATGATGCCCGTCTTGAGATGATTACATCCAAGGCCAGCGGCTTTATCTATTATGTCTCCATCACAGGGGTGACAGGCACGGCATCAGCCGCCACATCCGATGTAGAATCGGCAGTAAAACGCATTCGCCAATTTAGCGAGCTGCCTGTTGCCATTGGTTTTGGGATCAATACCCCCGATCAGGCTAAAACCATGGCCTCCATCAGTGATGCTGCGGTTGTTGGCTCTGCGATTGTGAAACAGATTGCTGAGAATGTAGATGAAAATGGCAAGGCCAAAGACGGTTTGGTTGACGCTGTACTGTCTTATGTGAAAGATTTAGCTAACGGCGTTCGCGCTGCTAAGTGAGGAAGATTAAATGAACTGGTTAACCAACTACGTAAAACCTAAATTGCGCGACCTTGTGCGCCCAAAGGAAATCCCTGATAACCTTTGGCATAAATGTACAAAGTGCGGCCAGATGATCTTCCACCGTGATCTGGATAAAAACCATCACGTGTGCCAACATTGTGGCCATCACATGCGCCTAAGCGTAACAGCACGTTTAGAATTGATGTTTGATGAGGGTGAATATACCCGCGCTGAACTGCCAGATGTGCCGAGTGATCCGCTTAAATTTAGCGATCGTCGCAAATATAAAGACCGCATCAAAGAAGCCCATGCCAAAACCAAGGAAGACGATGCCTTGATCGTGGCCCATGGTAAAATGGGTGGTCAAAATGTGGTCATTGCCGCCTTTAACTTTGCCTATATGGGTGGTTCTATGGGAACAGCCGTGGGTGAAGGTCTAGTGGCTGCGTCCAAGCTTGCCAT encodes:
- a CDS encoding phosphoribosylanthranilate isomerase: MSCKVKICGLKNREDARTAIEAGADYLGCVFFPPSPRHVEPQNAAEVFDMIGDADVLRVGLFVDPSDDQLMEVLNHVRLDIIQLHGHETPSRVEEVRLNFGLPVMKALPIETAQDVEAARAYDKVADRLLFDAKPPKGATRPGGNAIAFDWNLLTDTSWDSPWMLAGGLNVENVKDAIAQSGCKAVDVSSGVEAEKGVKSPELIEKFIAAVKG
- the trpA gene encoding tryptophan synthase subunit alpha, whose product is MSQTRLGKRFAALKAEGRSALVTFVSAGDPDLETSKKLIGGMAGAGADVLEIGMPFSDPMADGPAIQLGSQRALAAGMTLKGVLELVGEFRENDNDTPIVLMGYYNPIYSYGVEAFIAAAKEVGVDGFIIVDLPPEEEKEFALPAQKAGLDFIYLTTPTADDARLEMITSKASGFIYYVSITGVTGTASAATSDVESAVKRIRQFSELPVAIGFGINTPDQAKTMASISDAAVVGSAIVKQIAENVDENGKAKDGLVDAVLSYVKDLANGVRAAK
- a CDS encoding site-specific DNA-methyltransferase — translated: MKTLNTIPLNQILQGDCIELMNSLPEKSVDLIFADPPYNLQLGGDLHRPNNTKVDACDDHWDQFDSFKAYDEFSNAWLKAARRILKDDGTIWVIGSYHNIFRVGVTLQDLGYWMLNDVIWRKTNPMPNFRGRRFTNAHETMIWCSKSEKAKYNFNYEAMKAFNDDVQMRSDWLLPICNGGERLKNDEGVKAHPTQKPESLLYRVIMASSKPGDVVLDPFFGTGTTGAVAKKLGRNFIGLERETDYIKVAEKRIKSIKGEVDTSLLTTPAKRQAPRIPFGTLLERGLLEPGTKLTDVKGRYEAKVRADGTLSASDFRGSIHQVGAKVQNAQACNGWTFWHMEKGSERVCIDELREQVRSELAS
- the infC gene encoding translation initiation factor IF-3, whose protein sequence is MKAQPAQEGPRVNKEIRAPQVRLVDENGEMVGVVSIEDALKRASRVGIDLIEVSPNAEPPVCKILDSGKYKYEAQKRKAEAKKKQKVVQVKEIKMRPGIDQHDYEVKMRNVFKFLDNGDKVKVTLRYRGREMAHQELGLEILNRVKADTVEVAKVEHHPKMEGRQMIMILGPIPTGAK
- the pyrF gene encoding orotidine-5'-phosphate decarboxylase, with the protein product MMKAFERIYVALDTTEVEYAIELAEKLKGLVGGMKVGKEFFTANGPQGVAAIRKVGMPVFLDLKFHDIPNTVASAIRAAGPIQPEIINVHAQGGPEMLKKAAQAGREAGINWTIAVTILTALDQDDLSAIGLNDSVEDQVVRLAKLTQENGLDGVVCSAKEIAPIRKACGEDFKLIVPGIRPAWAAKGDQKRIMTPADAIKAGADVLVIGRPITQADDPVEAARKIAQELEGL
- the trpB gene encoding tryptophan synthase subunit beta, translated to MNTPNTFMAGPDEDGRFGIFGGRFVAETLMPLILEVEKYFNEAKDDPEFQAEVQGYLKQYVGRPSPLYFAERFTEHCGGAKVYFKREDLNHTGAHKINSCIGQILLAKRMGKKRIIAETGAGQHGVATATVCALFGLDCTVFMGAKDIERQQPNVFRMKLLGAEVRPVTAGSGTLKDAMNEALRDWVANVHNTFYLIGTVAGPHPYPVMVREFQKIIGEEVREQIMEQEGRLPDTLVACVGGGSNAMGLFYPFLDEKDVQIIGVEAAGHGVDTDEHAASLTGGRPGVLHGNRTYLLQDDDGQIEEAHSISAGLDYPGIGPEHSWLYDMGRVEYHSIKDDEAVAAFQLCTKLEGIIPALESSHAIAEAEKMAKKMSSDQILVVNMSGRGDKDVNTIAKAMGTEL
- a CDS encoding SulP family inorganic anion transporter — its product is MFASFRFDNIKGDIYGGITAGVVALPLALAFGVASGAGAMAGLYGAIIVGFFASVFGGTPAQVSGPTGPMTVVMTAVIMQYIDQPGVAFTIVMMGGLFQIGFGLAKIGKYVSFVPFSVISGFMSGIGVIIILIELAPLLGHSVAQGGTVGALAYLPTLLSHIHVNAALVGLLSLGIMIFCPKALANLIPPALVALIFCTALVFMLDNGVPIIGEIPTGLPSLILPTIIWPQLIEMITAALMLALLGTIDSLLTSLIADNMTKTKHKANKELIGQGIGNALAGLFGAIPGAGATMRTVVNIRAGGRTPLAGVLHSALLLAIVLGLGGFASHIPHAVLAGILIKVGWDIIDWPFLKVMKKAPQTTVFLTFSVLTLTVFVDLVIAVGFGVVAASLITLQHLTSLQLETMRGHTGRNGKSHLSQDESDKLEALGDRVFYCHFGGHVTFGAAHGIMERLVPEDQCDAVILDLGDIKHLDITAAYALQEIIEGARDHDVLVMMVGMHDHIAQKLETMGVLEQVDDVHIHLARSDCFVCANDILSIEENGNPKP